A single region of the Streptomyces sp. NBC_00236 genome encodes:
- the mmpA gene encoding morphogenic membrane protein MmpA — protein MNASRSTARTAPLHPAQRRVAAGMLIGGAVGFVWAGAMLYTLASWIF, from the coding sequence ATGAACGCATCTCGCTCAACCGCTCGAACCGCCCCCCTTCACCCTGCTCAGCGCCGTGTGGCGGCGGGCATGCTGATCGGGGGTGCGGTCGGCTTCGTCTGGGCCGGGGCGATGCTCTACACCCTGGCCTCCTGGATCTTCTGA
- a CDS encoding saccharopine dehydrogenase family protein — protein MNRQNGASRPYDVVLFGATGFVGELTAGYLAAHAPDGCRWALAGRNRAKLEQLRNRLTALHPHCADLPLLHADAADADALRELARSTHVVATTVGPYVWYGEKLVAACAEAGTDYTDLAGEPEFADRMYLEHDARARETGARILHACGFDSVPHDLGAYFTVLQLPEDVPLRIDGFVRSNAVFSGGTFASALNTMGRGPQMLSAARERRLHEPRLVGRRAAAPFGGPRFSTETGTWALPLPTLDAQIVRRSARALPRYGPDFRYRHYASVKHLPVALGGTAALGALLGAAQLPAVRNWLMDRYEPGSGPDAERRRRSWFTVRFVGEGGGRRVLTEVSGGDPGYDETAKMLAESALCLALDELPPTSGQVTTAVAMGDALLERLRGAGLRFRVASVR, from the coding sequence GTGAACAGGCAGAACGGGGCATCACGCCCCTATGACGTAGTCCTCTTCGGCGCCACCGGCTTCGTGGGTGAGCTCACGGCCGGGTATCTGGCGGCCCACGCCCCGGACGGCTGCCGCTGGGCTCTGGCCGGCCGCAACCGCGCCAAACTGGAGCAACTGCGCAATCGGCTCACCGCACTGCATCCGCACTGCGCGGACCTCCCGCTGCTGCACGCCGACGCCGCCGACGCGGACGCGCTGCGCGAACTGGCCCGGTCCACCCATGTGGTGGCCACGACCGTCGGCCCGTACGTCTGGTACGGCGAGAAGCTGGTCGCGGCCTGCGCGGAGGCGGGAACGGACTACACCGATCTCGCGGGCGAGCCGGAGTTCGCCGACCGGATGTACCTGGAGCACGACGCCCGGGCGCGGGAGACCGGGGCCCGGATCCTGCACGCCTGCGGATTCGACTCCGTACCGCACGATCTGGGGGCGTACTTCACGGTCCTGCAACTGCCCGAGGACGTCCCGCTGCGCATCGACGGATTCGTCCGCTCCAACGCCGTCTTCTCGGGCGGCACGTTCGCCTCCGCGCTCAACACTATGGGCCGCGGCCCACAGATGCTGAGCGCCGCCAGGGAGCGCCGGCTGCACGAGCCCCGGCTGGTCGGCCGCCGCGCCGCCGCCCCGTTCGGCGGGCCGCGCTTCAGCACGGAGACCGGCACCTGGGCGCTTCCGCTGCCGACCCTCGACGCGCAGATCGTCAGACGCTCGGCCCGTGCGCTCCCCCGCTACGGCCCCGACTTCCGCTACCGGCACTACGCCTCGGTCAAACATCTGCCGGTGGCCCTGGGCGGCACGGCGGCCCTGGGCGCCCTGCTCGGCGCGGCGCAGCTGCCGGCCGTACGGAACTGGCTGATGGACCGTTACGAGCCCGGGTCGGGTCCGGACGCGGAACGCCGCCGCCGGAGCTGGTTCACGGTCCGGTTCGTCGGCGAGGGCGGGGGCCGCCGCGTCCTCACCGAGGTGTCGGGCGGCGATCCGGGCTACGACGAGACGGCGAAGATGCTGGCGGAGTCGGCGCTGTGCCTGGCGCTGGACGAGCTCCCGCCGACCTCGGGCCAGGTCACCACGGCGGTCGCCATGGGTGACGCACTGCTGGAACGGCTGCGCGGGGCGGGTCTGCGCTTCCGCGTGGCGTCCGTGCGCTGA
- a CDS encoding CaiB/BaiF CoA transferase family protein, which translates to MATTGNGSHGPLAGVRVVELAGIGPGPFAAMLLADLGADVVRVDRPGGAGLGIDPARDLTNRNKRSVLVDLKDPAGPDTVLDLAERADVLIEGYRPGVAERLGVGPDACLARNPQLVYGRMTGWGQEGPLAERAGHDIAYIAVTGALSMIGKPQEPPTVPANLLGDYAGGSLYLVVGVLAALQHARTPGGSGQVVDAAIVDGTAHLTMMIQGMLQAGGWQDRRGSNLLDGGCPFYGSYETADGAYMAVGPLEKRFYAEFTELLGIADTAPDRGDLARWDELRTLVAARFRTRTRAEWTEVFDGSDACVAPVLSLREAPRHPHLAARSTFVEHGGLTQPAPAPRFSATPSSVRSGPARPGADTEAVAADWGVPALRNTRKETTD; encoded by the coding sequence ATGGCAACGACAGGGAACGGCTCGCACGGTCCGCTGGCCGGGGTGCGCGTGGTCGAGCTGGCGGGCATCGGGCCCGGCCCGTTCGCCGCGATGCTCCTGGCCGATCTCGGCGCCGACGTGGTGCGCGTCGACCGGCCCGGCGGGGCCGGTCTCGGGATCGACCCGGCCCGCGACCTCACCAACCGCAACAAGCGCTCCGTCCTCGTCGACCTCAAGGACCCGGCCGGTCCGGACACCGTCCTGGACCTGGCCGAGCGCGCCGACGTACTGATCGAGGGGTACCGGCCCGGAGTCGCCGAACGCCTGGGCGTGGGTCCGGACGCCTGCCTCGCCCGTAACCCCCAACTCGTCTACGGGCGGATGACCGGCTGGGGCCAGGAAGGCCCGCTCGCCGAACGGGCCGGGCACGACATCGCCTACATCGCCGTCACCGGCGCCCTCTCCATGATCGGCAAGCCGCAGGAGCCGCCCACCGTTCCCGCCAATCTGCTCGGCGACTACGCGGGCGGCTCGCTCTACCTCGTCGTCGGCGTCCTCGCCGCACTCCAGCACGCCCGGACGCCGGGCGGCAGCGGACAGGTCGTCGACGCGGCGATCGTCGACGGCACCGCGCACCTCACCATGATGATCCAGGGCATGCTGCAGGCCGGCGGCTGGCAGGACCGGCGCGGCTCCAACCTGCTGGACGGAGGCTGCCCCTTCTACGGCTCGTACGAGACCGCCGACGGCGCGTACATGGCCGTCGGCCCGCTCGAGAAGCGGTTCTACGCCGAGTTCACCGAGCTTCTCGGCATCGCGGATACGGCCCCCGACCGGGGCGACCTGGCCCGCTGGGACGAGCTGCGCACCCTTGTCGCCGCCCGGTTCCGCACCCGTACCCGCGCCGAATGGACCGAGGTCTTCGACGGGTCGGACGCCTGCGTGGCCCCGGTCCTCTCCCTGCGCGAGGCACCCCGTCACCCGCACCTGGCAGCCCGCTCCACCTTCGTCGAACACGGCGGACTCACCCAGCCCGCGCCCGCCCCCCGTTTCTCGGCCACGCCATCCTCGGTGCGCAGCGGACCGGCGCGGCCGGGCGCGGACACCGAAGCCGTCGCCGCCGACTGGGGCGTACCGGCCCTGCGGAACACCCGGAAGGAAACCACCGACTGA
- a CDS encoding acyl-CoA dehydrogenase family protein yields MQRQIFTEEHDAFRETVRTFLSKEVLPHYEQWEKDGIVSREAWRAAGRQGLLGLAVPEEYGGGGNTDFRYSAVLAEEFTRAGTPGLALGLHNDIIGPYLTGLATEEQKRRWLPGFCSGEIITAIAMTEPGAGSDLQGIRTTAEDTGDHWLLNGSKTFISNGILADLVVVVAKTTPDGGAKGLSLIVVERGAEGFERGRNLDKIGQKSQDTAELFFNDVRVPKENLLGELDGAFIHLMTNLAQERMGIAVAGIAAAEHLLEITTTYVKEREAFGRPLSKLQHIRFEIAEMATECAVTRAFLDRCIVDHSAGTLDAVHASMAKWWATELQKRVADRCLQLHGGYGYMSEFPVARAFTDGRIQTIYGGTTEIMKEIIGRSLLA; encoded by the coding sequence ATGCAGCGGCAGATCTTCACCGAGGAGCACGACGCGTTCCGTGAGACGGTCCGCACCTTCCTGTCCAAGGAGGTGCTTCCGCACTACGAACAGTGGGAGAAGGACGGCATCGTCTCGCGCGAGGCCTGGCGCGCCGCCGGCCGGCAGGGTCTGCTCGGCCTCGCGGTACCCGAGGAGTACGGGGGCGGCGGGAACACCGACTTCCGCTACAGCGCCGTCCTCGCCGAGGAGTTCACCCGGGCCGGCACCCCCGGTCTCGCGCTCGGGCTGCACAACGACATCATCGGCCCTTACCTGACCGGCCTGGCGACCGAGGAGCAGAAGCGCCGATGGCTGCCCGGCTTCTGCAGCGGCGAGATCATCACCGCCATCGCGATGACCGAACCCGGCGCCGGCTCGGACCTCCAGGGCATCCGGACCACCGCCGAGGACACGGGCGACCACTGGCTGCTCAACGGATCCAAGACGTTCATCTCCAACGGCATCCTCGCCGACCTGGTGGTCGTCGTCGCGAAGACCACCCCGGACGGCGGCGCGAAGGGCCTCTCGCTGATCGTGGTCGAGCGCGGCGCCGAGGGCTTCGAGCGCGGCCGCAACCTCGACAAGATCGGCCAGAAGTCCCAGGACACCGCCGAACTGTTCTTCAATGACGTGCGCGTCCCCAAGGAGAACCTCCTCGGCGAGCTCGACGGCGCCTTCATCCACCTGATGACCAACCTGGCCCAGGAACGGATGGGCATAGCAGTCGCCGGGATCGCCGCGGCCGAGCACCTCCTGGAGATCACCACGACGTACGTCAAGGAACGCGAGGCCTTCGGGCGGCCGCTCTCCAAGCTCCAGCACATCCGCTTCGAGATCGCCGAGATGGCCACCGAGTGCGCCGTCACCCGGGCCTTCCTCGACCGGTGCATCGTCGACCACTCGGCAGGGACGCTCGACGCCGTGCACGCCTCCATGGCGAAGTGGTGGGCGACCGAACTGCAGAAGCGTGTCGCCGACCGATGCCTCCAACTGCACGGCGGATACGGCTACATGTCGGAGTTCCCGGTGGCCAGGGCCTTCACCGACGGCCGGATCCAGACCATCTACGGCGGCACGACCGAGATCATGAAGGAGATCATCGGCCGCTCGCTGCTCGCCTGA
- a CDS encoding acetyl-CoA C-acetyltransferase, with amino-acid sequence MSTEAFVYDAIRTPRGRGKANGALHGTKPIDLVVGLIHELRDRFPGLDPAAVDDIVLGVVSPLGDQGSDIARIAAIAAGLPDTVAGVQENRFCASGLEAVNMAAAKVRSGWEDLILAGGVESMSRVPMGSDGGAWAMDPMTNYETGFAPQGIGADLIATIEGFSRRDVDEFAALSQERAAEAWKDGRFARSVVPVKDRNGLVVLDHDEHMRPGTTADSLAALKPSFAAVGEMGGFDAVALQKYHWVEKIDHVHHAGNSSGIVDGAALVAIGSKEIGERYGLTPRARIVSAAVSGSEPTIMLTGPAPATRKALAKAGLTIDDIDLVEINEAFAGVVLRFARDMGLSLDKINVNGGAIAMGHPLGATGAMILGTLIDELERRDKRYGLATLCVGGGMGIATVIERL; translated from the coding sequence TTGAGTACCGAAGCATTCGTCTACGACGCGATCCGCACCCCGCGCGGCCGCGGCAAGGCCAACGGGGCCCTGCACGGCACCAAGCCGATCGACCTCGTCGTGGGCCTGATCCACGAACTCCGCGACCGCTTCCCGGGCCTGGACCCGGCGGCCGTCGACGACATCGTCCTCGGCGTGGTCAGCCCGCTCGGCGACCAGGGCTCCGACATCGCGCGCATCGCGGCGATCGCGGCGGGGCTGCCCGACACCGTCGCGGGTGTGCAGGAGAACCGCTTCTGTGCGTCGGGTCTGGAGGCCGTCAACATGGCTGCCGCCAAGGTCCGTTCCGGCTGGGAGGACCTCATCCTCGCGGGCGGCGTCGAGTCGATGTCCCGTGTCCCGATGGGCTCCGACGGCGGCGCCTGGGCCATGGACCCGATGACGAACTACGAGACCGGGTTCGCACCGCAGGGCATCGGCGCCGACCTCATCGCGACCATCGAGGGCTTCTCGCGCCGCGACGTCGACGAGTTCGCCGCCCTGTCGCAGGAGCGCGCCGCCGAGGCGTGGAAGGACGGCCGCTTCGCGCGTTCCGTCGTCCCGGTCAAGGACCGCAACGGCCTCGTCGTCCTCGACCACGACGAGCACATGCGTCCCGGCACCACGGCCGACTCCCTGGCCGCCCTGAAGCCGTCGTTCGCCGCGGTCGGCGAGATGGGCGGCTTCGACGCGGTGGCGCTGCAGAAGTACCACTGGGTGGAGAAGATCGACCACGTCCACCACGCGGGCAACTCCTCCGGCATCGTCGACGGAGCCGCCCTCGTCGCGATCGGCTCGAAGGAGATCGGCGAGCGCTACGGCCTCACCCCGCGCGCCCGGATCGTCTCCGCCGCCGTCTCCGGCTCCGAGCCCACCATCATGCTGACCGGGCCCGCGCCCGCCACCCGCAAGGCGCTCGCCAAGGCCGGACTGACCATCGACGACATCGACCTCGTCGAGATCAACGAGGCCTTCGCCGGCGTCGTCCTGCGGTTCGCGCGCGACATGGGGCTCTCGCTCGACAAGATCAACGTCAACGGCGGCGCCATCGCCATGGGGCACCCGCTCGGTGCGACCGGCGCGATGATCCTCGGCACCCTCATCGACGAACTGGAGCGGCGCGACAAGCGCTACGGCCTCGCGACCCTGTGCGTGGGCGGCGGCATGGGCATCGCCACCGTCATCGAGCGTCTCTGA
- a CDS encoding 3-hydroxyacyl-CoA dehydrogenase NAD-binding domain-containing protein produces the protein MTESTTIRWEQDETGVVTLVLDDPNQSANTMNQAFRDSIEAVADRAEAEKDSIRGIIYASAKKTFFAGGDLKDMIRIGPENAQAAFDAGTAIKRSLRRIETLGKPVVAAINGAALGGGYEIALASHHRVALDAPGSRIGLPEVTLGLLPAGGGVTRTVRLMGIADALLKVLLQGTQYTPQRALENGLVHEVAATREEMLDKARAFIDANPESQQPWDVKGYRIPGGTPSNPKFAANLPAFPSNLKKQLAGAPMPAPRNILAAAVEGSQVDFETALTIEARYFTELVTGQVSKNMIQAFFFDLQAVNSGASRPKGIEERQVRKVAVLGAGMMGAGIAYSCARAGIDVVLKDVSTEAAAKGKAYSEKLLDKALSWGRTTETKRDELLARITPTGDPADLAGCDAVIEAVFEDTALKHKVFQEIQDIIEPDALLCSNTSTLPITVLAEGVSRPVDFIGLHFFSPVDKMPLVEIIKGEKTGDEALARAFDLVRRIKKTPIVVNDSRGFFTSRVIGQFINEGVAMVGEGVEPASVEQAAAQAGYPAKVLSLMDELTLTLPRKIRNETKRAVEEAGGTWPGHPSDAVIDRMVDEFGRPGRSGGAGFYEYDESGKRTRLWPGLREHFTKADADVPFTDMQERMLFSEALDSVRCLEENVLITVADANIGSIMGIGFPAWTGGVLQYINGYEGGLPGFVARSRELAERYGDRFLPPALLVEKAEKGETFHD, from the coding sequence ATGACCGAGAGCACGACCATCCGCTGGGAACAGGACGAGACCGGCGTCGTCACCCTCGTACTCGACGACCCCAACCAGTCCGCCAACACGATGAACCAGGCCTTCCGGGACTCCATCGAGGCCGTCGCCGACCGGGCCGAGGCCGAGAAGGACTCCATCCGGGGCATCATCTACGCCTCCGCCAAGAAGACCTTCTTCGCGGGCGGCGACCTCAAGGACATGATCAGGATCGGCCCCGAGAACGCGCAGGCCGCGTTCGACGCCGGAACCGCGATCAAGAGGTCGCTGCGCCGCATCGAGACCCTCGGCAAGCCCGTCGTCGCGGCCATCAACGGCGCGGCCCTCGGCGGCGGTTACGAGATCGCGCTCGCCTCCCACCACCGCGTCGCCCTCGACGCCCCCGGCTCCCGCATCGGCCTGCCCGAGGTCACCCTCGGCCTGCTGCCCGCAGGAGGCGGTGTCACCCGCACCGTGCGCCTCATGGGCATCGCCGACGCGCTGCTCAAGGTGCTGCTCCAGGGCACCCAGTACACCCCGCAGCGCGCCCTGGAGAACGGCCTGGTCCACGAGGTCGCCGCCACCCGCGAGGAGATGCTGGACAAGGCCCGCGCCTTCATCGACGCCAACCCCGAGTCCCAGCAGCCCTGGGACGTCAAGGGCTACCGGATCCCCGGCGGCACCCCGTCGAACCCCAAGTTCGCCGCCAACCTGCCGGCCTTCCCGTCCAACCTGAAGAAGCAGCTGGCCGGTGCGCCCATGCCCGCGCCGCGCAACATCCTGGCCGCTGCCGTCGAGGGCTCGCAGGTCGACTTCGAGACCGCGCTGACCATCGAGGCCCGCTACTTCACCGAGCTGGTCACCGGCCAGGTCTCGAAGAACATGATCCAGGCGTTCTTCTTCGACCTCCAGGCCGTCAACTCCGGCGCCAGCCGCCCCAAGGGCATCGAGGAGCGCCAGGTCCGCAAGGTCGCCGTCCTCGGCGCCGGGATGATGGGTGCGGGCATCGCCTACTCCTGCGCCCGGGCCGGGATCGACGTCGTCCTCAAGGACGTCTCCACGGAGGCCGCCGCGAAGGGCAAGGCGTACAGCGAGAAGCTGCTCGACAAGGCGCTCTCCTGGGGCCGTACGACCGAGACGAAGCGCGACGAGCTGCTCGCCCGCATCACCCCGACCGGTGACCCGGCCGACCTCGCCGGCTGCGACGCCGTCATCGAGGCCGTGTTCGAGGACACCGCGCTCAAGCACAAGGTGTTCCAGGAGATCCAGGACATCATCGAGCCGGACGCCCTGCTCTGCTCCAACACCTCCACGCTGCCCATCACGGTGCTGGCCGAAGGGGTCTCGCGCCCCGTCGACTTCATCGGGCTGCACTTCTTCTCGCCCGTCGACAAGATGCCGCTCGTCGAGATCATCAAGGGGGAGAAGACCGGCGACGAGGCACTGGCCCGCGCCTTCGACCTGGTCCGCCGGATCAAGAAGACGCCGATCGTCGTCAACGACTCGCGCGGCTTCTTCACCTCGCGCGTCATCGGCCAGTTCATCAACGAGGGCGTCGCCATGGTCGGCGAGGGCGTCGAGCCCGCGTCCGTCGAGCAGGCCGCAGCCCAGGCGGGCTACCCGGCCAAGGTGCTCTCCCTGATGGACGAGCTGACGCTGACCCTGCCCCGCAAGATCCGCAACGAGACGAAGCGGGCCGTCGAGGAGGCGGGCGGCACCTGGCCCGGCCACCCCTCGGACGCGGTCATCGACCGCATGGTCGACGAGTTCGGCCGCCCCGGACGCAGCGGCGGCGCGGGCTTCTACGAGTACGACGAGAGCGGCAAGCGGACCCGCCTGTGGCCCGGACTGCGCGAGCACTTCACGAAGGCGGACGCGGACGTCCCCTTTACCGACATGCAGGAGCGGATGCTCTTCTCCGAGGCCCTGGACAGTGTCCGCTGCCTGGAGGAGAACGTCCTGATCACCGTCGCCGACGCCAACATCGGCTCCATCATGGGCATCGGCTTCCCGGCATGGACCGGCGGCGTGCTCCAGTACATCAACGGCTACGAGGGCGGCCTGCCCGGGTTCGTGGCCCGCAGCCGGGAACTCGCCGAACGGTACGGGGACCGGTTCCTGCCGCCCGCGCTGCTCGTGGAGAAGGCGGAGAAGGGCGAGACCTTCCACGACTGA
- a CDS encoding MerR family transcriptional regulator, which produces MATEGEEPKLTVDELAARAGVTVRTVRFYSTRGLLPPPVIGPRRVGHYGHEHLSRLALIEELQHQGMTLAAIERYLEQLPPDLSAHDLAIHRALVASWAPDSAEDATRAELERRAGRPLSQEDVDRLAAMGVLERSGADDGVYRVDPGLLRLGVELLDVPIAHETILAARTVLLEHTRSVAHELSRLFRDEVWGPYRERESDPEHLKAMKSLSAHMQPLVLQALVTAFQRSLKEELRAAFAAE; this is translated from the coding sequence ATGGCGACCGAGGGCGAGGAGCCGAAGCTCACCGTCGACGAGCTGGCGGCACGCGCCGGCGTGACCGTGCGCACGGTGCGCTTCTACAGCACCCGGGGGCTGCTGCCGCCCCCGGTCATCGGCCCGCGCCGGGTGGGGCACTACGGGCACGAGCACCTCTCCCGGCTGGCGCTCATCGAAGAGCTCCAGCACCAGGGCATGACGCTCGCCGCGATCGAACGATATCTGGAGCAGTTGCCGCCCGACCTGAGCGCTCACGATCTGGCCATCCACCGGGCCCTGGTGGCGTCGTGGGCGCCCGATTCGGCGGAGGACGCGACCCGTGCGGAGCTGGAGCGGCGTGCGGGGCGGCCGCTGTCGCAGGAGGACGTCGACCGGCTGGCCGCGATGGGGGTGCTGGAGCGGTCCGGAGCGGACGACGGTGTGTACCGGGTGGACCCGGGGCTGCTGCGGCTCGGCGTGGAGCTCCTCGACGTGCCGATCGCCCACGAGACGATCCTCGCCGCCCGCACGGTCCTGCTGGAACACACCCGCTCGGTCGCGCACGAGCTCAGCCGGCTCTTCCGGGACGAGGTGTGGGGTCCGTACCGGGAACGGGAGTCCGATCCCGAGCACCTCAAGGCGATGAAGTCGCTGTCCGCGCACATGCAGCCGTTGGTGCTGCAGGCGCTCGTGACCGCGTTCCAGCGCTCGCTCAAGGAGGAGCTGCGGGCCGCCTTCGCGGCCGAATGA
- a CDS encoding macro domain-containing protein: MSEITYVRGDATSPHGKGVKLIVHVCNDLGGWGKGFVLALSRRWPEPEAAYRRWHRERAGNDFGLGAVQFVQVSPYVWVANAVGQRGMRTGSNGVPVRYEAIDRALGAVADRAAEMGASVHMPRIGCGLAGGTWSRIEPLVEKRLAGRGITVTVYDFG, from the coding sequence ATGTCCGAGATCACTTACGTACGCGGCGACGCGACCTCCCCCCATGGCAAGGGCGTCAAGCTGATCGTCCATGTCTGCAACGACCTCGGTGGCTGGGGCAAGGGCTTCGTCCTGGCCCTCTCGCGCCGCTGGCCGGAACCCGAAGCGGCCTACCGCCGATGGCACCGGGAGCGCGCGGGCAACGACTTCGGCCTCGGCGCCGTGCAGTTCGTGCAGGTGAGCCCGTACGTCTGGGTGGCGAACGCGGTGGGCCAGCGGGGGATGCGCACAGGGAGCAACGGGGTCCCGGTGCGTTACGAGGCGATCGACCGCGCGTTGGGGGCGGTGGCGGACCGGGCGGCCGAGATGGGGGCCTCGGTGCACATGCCGCGGATCGGCTGCGGGCTGGCGGGCGGGACATGGTCCCGGATCGAGCCCCTGGTCGAGAAGCGGCTGGCCGGACGGGGCATAACGGTGACCGTGTACGACTTCGGCTGA
- a CDS encoding helix-turn-helix transcriptional regulator — protein sequence MTGADARGGEPGRAESGGPREQVDAALLTLLGLGPEEDAVYRLLVDRPDCEPDALVGPLSGAAVAGALDELVERGLASAHLSDPGGAVRYRAASPVLALGPLLEARRSALHRVESLVGDLSERHRSAQRYGAGAPVEVLSGPAAIRRRLLTMQRQARSEVCTMVPARHVPAILSFEDNHDEVDTEMMSRGVTVRSVVEREWLEHPATADILASCAAQGQHISVTDRLPIKLAIMDRSVALLPLDPDREAEPVALVVHRTGLLTALVSLFEEHFDKGWRLSATGTEDREDSPVAAIDRQIVALLHVGLTDAAIARQLGMGHRTVQRRLHALMDEVGAATRFQLGWYAARAGWLPETSDN from the coding sequence ATGACGGGTGCCGACGCGCGGGGTGGGGAGCCGGGCCGGGCCGAGTCGGGCGGGCCGAGGGAGCAGGTGGACGCGGCCCTGCTGACGCTGCTGGGGCTCGGACCGGAAGAGGACGCGGTCTACCGCCTGCTCGTGGACCGCCCGGACTGTGAACCGGACGCGCTCGTGGGTCCGTTGAGTGGTGCGGCGGTGGCCGGCGCTCTCGATGAACTCGTCGAACGCGGGCTCGCCAGCGCCCATCTGTCGGATCCTGGAGGTGCGGTCCGCTACCGGGCCGCCTCGCCCGTCCTCGCGCTCGGACCGCTCCTGGAGGCCCGGCGCTCCGCGCTGCACCGGGTCGAGTCGCTCGTGGGGGACCTCTCCGAACGGCACCGCTCCGCGCAGAGGTACGGGGCGGGTGCACCGGTGGAGGTGCTGTCCGGTCCGGCGGCGATCCGGCGACGGTTGCTGACCATGCAGCGTCAGGCCAGGAGCGAGGTGTGCACCATGGTGCCGGCCAGACACGTCCCGGCGATTCTCAGCTTCGAGGACAACCACGACGAGGTGGACACCGAGATGATGAGTCGCGGGGTGACCGTGCGCAGCGTCGTCGAACGGGAATGGCTGGAGCATCCGGCGACCGCGGACATACTGGCCTCGTGTGCGGCGCAGGGCCAGCACATCTCTGTGACGGACCGGCTGCCCATCAAGCTCGCCATCATGGACCGCAGCGTCGCCCTGCTGCCGCTGGACCCGGATCGCGAGGCGGAGCCGGTGGCGCTCGTCGTCCATCGCACCGGGCTGCTGACGGCCCTCGTCTCCCTGTTCGAGGAGCACTTCGACAAGGGCTGGCGGCTGAGTGCGACAGGTACCGAAGACCGCGAGGACTCCCCGGTCGCGGCGATCGACCGGCAGATCGTTGCTCTTCTGCACGTCGGTCTGACCGACGCGGCCATAGCCCGCCAGCTGGGAATGGGGCATCGCACCGTGCAGCGCCGATTGCACGCGCTGATGGACGAGGTCGGTGCGGCGACGCGTTTTCAGCTCGGCTGGTACGCCGCCCGGGCCGGCTGGTTGCCCGAAACATCGGACAACTAG